A genomic region of Luteibacter aegosomatissinici contains the following coding sequences:
- a CDS encoding ATP-binding protein, with amino-acid sequence MTHSLFSRLAWLLGGTVAVVLIVGLVVLRLSGNGAAGEIAAHTIGTRIVAADALLAHGDEGALAALNVIHAPAAPVGRTPMLGMVRNALGQLREQFPGREIRIDGLRDASVWIAARDPAAGWLGVRLDGTRVPVFRAGLLTILLAGVVVLVAAALYARSLTAPLRHLAAAANGIVNGAEPPALPAGAARELTELRGALARGAADVRASRKERDLMLAALSHDMRTPLARLRLGLAIAAPPDEALRTGMEADIEALDALCEHFIAFARDGRDEPAASVDLAALCADVVAAAATHGEPWALHVPAACVVMGKPLALRRAVENLVRNATRHGAAPFALAVERAGKEAHVEIRDGGVGVPPDVLAHLGEPFVQGNAARSNAVGSGLGLASVRRTAEQHGGSLRLRNLPAGGFAATLVLPV; translated from the coding sequence ATGACCCACAGCCTGTTCTCGCGACTGGCGTGGCTGCTTGGTGGCACGGTAGCTGTCGTGCTGATCGTTGGCCTGGTCGTACTCCGCCTGAGCGGCAATGGCGCCGCGGGCGAGATCGCGGCGCACACGATCGGTACGCGCATCGTCGCGGCTGACGCGTTGCTGGCCCACGGAGACGAGGGCGCACTCGCGGCGTTGAATGTCATACATGCACCGGCGGCCCCGGTCGGGCGCACACCGATGCTCGGCATGGTGCGCAATGCGCTCGGTCAGTTGCGCGAACAGTTCCCCGGTCGCGAGATACGCATTGATGGCCTACGGGATGCCTCTGTCTGGATCGCCGCGCGAGACCCGGCTGCCGGGTGGCTCGGAGTACGCCTCGATGGCACTCGCGTGCCCGTATTTCGTGCGGGTCTTCTGACGATCCTGCTAGCCGGTGTGGTCGTGCTGGTGGCAGCCGCGCTCTACGCACGCAGCCTCACCGCACCCCTGCGCCACCTTGCCGCCGCCGCCAATGGCATCGTCAACGGCGCCGAGCCCCCGGCACTGCCTGCCGGGGCCGCACGTGAGTTGACCGAGTTGCGCGGCGCCCTTGCACGCGGCGCTGCCGATGTACGCGCCAGCCGCAAGGAACGTGACCTGATGCTGGCTGCGCTATCCCACGATATGCGAACGCCACTTGCTCGCCTGCGCTTGGGATTGGCCATCGCGGCACCGCCTGACGAGGCGTTGCGCACCGGCATGGAGGCAGATATTGAAGCGCTGGATGCCCTGTGCGAGCACTTCATCGCCTTCGCGCGGGATGGCCGTGATGAACCGGCCGCAAGCGTTGACCTTGCTGCGCTGTGTGCAGATGTCGTTGCGGCTGCGGCCACCCATGGCGAACCTTGGGCGCTCCACGTACCGGCAGCATGCGTGGTCATGGGCAAACCCCTTGCCTTGCGCCGCGCGGTGGAAAACCTTGTGCGCAATGCCACTCGGCATGGCGCGGCGCCCTTCGCGCTAGCCGTCGAGCGGGCGGGCAAGGAAGCGCACGTGGAAATCCGCGACGGTGGTGTGGGTGTACCGCCTGATGTGCTCGCTCATCTGGGCGAGCCGTTCGTGCAGGGCAATGCCGCCCGCAGCAACGCCGTGGGTAGCGGCCTGGGGCTGGCCAGCGTCAGACGTACGGCCGAGCAGCACGGCGGCAGCCTGCGCCTGCGCAACCTCCCCGCAGGCGGCTTCGCCGCGACGCTAGTCCTCCCTGTGTAG
- the ompR gene encoding two-component system response regulator OmpR encodes MADSPPARILIVDDDVRLRDLLSRYLETQGFSTATAEDGRAMDRELKRGHVDLIVLDIMMPGEDGLAICRRLRGQGVQTPVIMLTARGDDIDRIVGLELGADDYLAKPGNPRELVARINAVLRRGRGIPGAPRADAADVAFGPFVLELGTRRLLRDGEALHLTTGEFAVLAALVQRPRQPLTRDQLMSAAHGREHEAFERSMDVTMSRLRRLIEDDARTPRWLQTVWGTGYVFVPDGGAP; translated from the coding sequence ATGGCCGACTCTCCTCCCGCACGGATCCTTATCGTCGATGACGATGTACGCCTGCGCGACCTGCTATCGCGCTACCTGGAAACCCAGGGCTTTTCCACGGCCACCGCCGAGGATGGTCGGGCCATGGATCGCGAACTCAAGCGCGGCCATGTCGACCTGATCGTGCTGGACATCATGATGCCGGGCGAGGATGGCCTGGCGATCTGCCGACGCCTGCGCGGACAAGGTGTGCAGACACCCGTGATCATGCTTACGGCGCGGGGGGACGACATCGACCGCATCGTGGGGCTGGAGCTGGGCGCGGACGACTACCTCGCCAAACCCGGCAACCCACGCGAACTGGTCGCCCGCATCAACGCCGTACTCCGCCGCGGACGTGGTATCCCCGGCGCCCCACGCGCCGACGCCGCCGATGTCGCGTTCGGCCCCTTCGTCCTGGAACTGGGCACGCGCCGGCTACTGCGCGACGGTGAGGCCCTGCACCTGACCACCGGTGAGTTCGCCGTGCTGGCGGCACTTGTGCAGCGGCCGCGCCAGCCGCTCACCCGCGATCAGCTGATGAGCGCGGCACACGGGCGTGAACATGAGGCCTTCGAGCGCAGCATGGATGTGACGATGAGCCGCCTGCGCCGCCTGATCGAAGATGACGCACGCACGCCGCGTTGGCTGCAGACGGTATGGGGAACGGGCTACGTCTTCGTGCCCGATGGTGGCGCGCCATGA
- a CDS encoding alpha/beta hydrolase fold domain-containing protein, with protein sequence MSRCVLLILLVLLSSVARLAHAATDLSYGADPRQTMAVYLPPHPRDAPIIVMVHGGAWMFGDKDNPGLAEPKAGHWSASGAIFVAINYRMLPQAGPLAQAQDVAVALAYVQRHAREWHGDPSRIVLMGHSAGAHLVSLLAVAPSLTRAAGVQPWLATVSLDSGAVDVPGIMNNPHARFYDRVFGNDPVAWATVSPYDRMAAAPAAPMFMVCSSERRESCPANERFVAKARQLGGKADVLPVPLSHMDINRTLGAQNTYTDQIDAWLKKNAGI encoded by the coding sequence ATGAGTCGCTGTGTACTGCTGATTCTCCTGGTCTTGCTCTCCTCCGTAGCACGCCTGGCGCACGCGGCGACGGATCTTTCCTATGGCGCTGATCCGCGGCAGACGATGGCCGTGTACCTGCCACCGCACCCGCGGGACGCACCCATCATCGTCATGGTGCACGGCGGCGCGTGGATGTTCGGCGACAAGGACAACCCGGGGCTGGCCGAGCCGAAAGCGGGCCATTGGAGTGCGTCGGGCGCCATTTTCGTGGCCATCAATTACCGGATGCTGCCCCAGGCCGGCCCGCTGGCGCAGGCGCAGGATGTGGCGGTTGCGCTAGCCTACGTGCAGCGGCACGCCCGCGAATGGCATGGGGATCCGTCGCGCATCGTGCTGATGGGGCACTCGGCGGGCGCGCACCTGGTTTCGCTACTGGCGGTTGCGCCATCGCTGACCCGCGCCGCGGGCGTTCAACCATGGCTGGCAACGGTATCGCTCGATAGCGGCGCGGTGGATGTGCCGGGGATCATGAACAACCCGCACGCCCGCTTCTACGACCGGGTGTTCGGTAACGACCCGGTTGCGTGGGCCACCGTATCGCCTTACGACCGCATGGCAGCGGCACCCGCGGCACCCATGTTCATGGTGTGCTCCAGCGAGCGTCGCGAATCGTGCCCGGCCAATGAGCGATTCGTTGCGAAGGCGCGGCAGCTGGGAGGGAAGGCCGACGTGCTGCCGGTGCCGCTCAGCCACATGGACATCAACCGCACGCTCGGTGCGCAGAACACCTACACCGACCAGATAGACGCCTGGCTAAAGAAAAACGCCGGCATCTGA
- a CDS encoding glycosyltransferase family 2 protein: MTQRPISLCVITQNEADRIRDCLASASFCDDLVVVDGGSSDETQAIARGMGARVFERAFDGFRSQKAFAVAQAKNDWVLCLDADERVGDDLRAAIEKAFEGGFAGASGYRFYRRNDFFGRFMQHGNAGADKVLRLFDRRQGGWRGAREIHESVSVDGEVKMLGGYLDHYPYRSLSELMAKQERYAHMMATEEFTAGKRATLTQIIVSPMWRFFRGYVLRAGFLDGWRGIVYALLRVEYVRRKYVKLYLLQHGQKP, from the coding sequence ATGACCCAACGGCCCATTTCCCTCTGCGTGATCACCCAGAACGAGGCCGACCGCATCCGGGATTGCCTGGCCTCGGCCAGCTTCTGCGATGACCTGGTGGTAGTGGATGGCGGCTCCAGCGACGAGACCCAGGCGATCGCACGCGGCATGGGTGCCCGCGTGTTCGAGCGCGCCTTCGATGGCTTCCGCAGCCAGAAGGCGTTCGCCGTGGCCCAGGCGAAGAACGATTGGGTGCTCTGCCTGGATGCGGATGAACGCGTGGGCGATGACCTTCGCGCCGCGATCGAAAAGGCCTTCGAGGGCGGCTTCGCGGGCGCGTCCGGCTACCGCTTTTACCGCCGCAACGATTTCTTTGGCCGCTTCATGCAACACGGCAACGCCGGCGCCGACAAGGTGCTTCGCCTGTTCGATCGCCGCCAGGGCGGTTGGCGGGGGGCGCGTGAAATCCACGAATCGGTGAGCGTGGATGGTGAGGTGAAGATGCTCGGGGGCTACCTCGATCACTACCCGTACCGCTCGCTGTCGGAGCTGATGGCCAAGCAGGAACGCTACGCACACATGATGGCCACCGAGGAATTCACCGCCGGCAAGCGCGCGACGCTCACGCAGATCATCGTGAGCCCCATGTGGCGCTTCTTCCGCGGTTACGTGCTGCGCGCCGGTTTCCTGGATGGCTGGCGAGGGATCGTGTACGCGTTGCTTCGTGTGGAGTACGTGCGGCGCAAGTACGTAAAGCTGTATCTGCTGCAGCACGGCCAAAAGCCGTAG
- a CDS encoding CDP-glycerol glycerophosphotransferase family protein: MPRCPRSRFAVAACLMFATEEYALPILRPLAAAAQARGQAVGWIVPDAVAAQLTPGERRVTSLKAAKAMQPEAVYCAANWVSPRLPGIKVQVFHGFNAEKREPGRGHFAIRGFFDLYVTQGPATTTPFEALAKEHRYFAVRETGWPKLDPLFIEPAPPRDPAIPERDGRPVVMYASTFSHRLSAAPAMVEPLRRMIARGDRQWLLTLHPKCSDELFAAYRGLQAENARFFTSDKLIELERAADVLVCDTSSVIHEFAVMNKPVVTIANRVPHPFMLDVPTPEDVDAAIDRALSHPPELMAAIKAHADAIHPSHDGHASERVLDAVAAYQRGEFGKLARKPLNLIRRYKASRDLPALLPDGA, translated from the coding sequence ATGCCACGTTGCCCCCGTTCGAGGTTTGCCGTGGCCGCGTGCCTGATGTTCGCCACCGAGGAATACGCCCTGCCTATCCTGCGGCCTCTGGCCGCGGCTGCACAGGCGCGTGGGCAGGCCGTGGGCTGGATCGTCCCCGATGCCGTGGCGGCGCAGCTGACGCCCGGTGAGCGGCGCGTCACCAGCCTCAAAGCGGCGAAGGCCATGCAGCCCGAGGCCGTGTATTGCGCGGCCAACTGGGTGTCGCCACGCCTGCCCGGCATCAAGGTGCAGGTGTTCCACGGCTTCAACGCCGAGAAACGCGAACCGGGCCGGGGGCACTTCGCCATTCGCGGGTTCTTCGATCTGTATGTGACCCAGGGGCCCGCGACGACGACGCCTTTCGAAGCGCTCGCAAAGGAACACCGCTACTTCGCCGTGCGCGAAACCGGCTGGCCGAAGCTGGATCCGCTGTTCATCGAGCCTGCGCCACCACGCGATCCGGCCATTCCCGAGCGCGACGGGCGGCCGGTCGTGATGTACGCATCGACATTCAGCCACCGCCTTAGCGCCGCACCCGCCATGGTGGAGCCGCTGCGAAGGATGATCGCCCGCGGTGACCGCCAATGGCTACTCACCCTGCATCCGAAGTGCAGCGACGAACTTTTTGCCGCGTATCGCGGGCTGCAAGCGGAGAACGCACGCTTCTTCACCTCGGACAAGCTCATCGAACTCGAGCGCGCGGCCGATGTGCTCGTCTGCGACACCTCGTCAGTGATCCACGAGTTCGCGGTGATGAACAAGCCCGTCGTCACCATCGCCAACCGCGTGCCGCATCCTTTCATGCTCGATGTGCCCACGCCGGAGGATGTCGATGCCGCGATCGACCGTGCGCTCAGCCACCCGCCCGAGCTGATGGCGGCCATCAAGGCACATGCCGACGCGATCCATCCATCCCACGATGGCCACGCCAGCGAGCGTGTGCTCGATGCCGTGGCTGCGTACCAGCGCGGCGAGTTTGGCAAACTCGCCCGCAAGCCCCTGAACCTGATTCGTCGCTACAAGGCCAGCCGTGATCTGCCTGCGCTGCTGCCTGATGGCGCCTGA
- a CDS encoding M24 family metallopeptidase, producing MPNATAENTGTSFSTARMLEARERSWAALHDIAAHIVPGMTEPEAVAVAGERLNAAGMQRIWHPSIIRFGANTLKTFRQRSAPDTVLAQNDIFFVDLGPVFEGHEGDVGDTFVVGDDSIMHACVEAARELFRRGEARWREGVTGVALYDYVATQAESLGWRLNHETKGHRVGDYPHAVHKAGNLGDFDATPVPGLWILEIQIAHPELPIGAFYEDLLMA from the coding sequence ATGCCCAACGCCACCGCCGAAAACACCGGTACATCGTTCTCTACCGCACGCATGCTCGAAGCGCGCGAGCGCTCATGGGCCGCGTTGCACGACATCGCCGCGCACATCGTGCCGGGCATGACCGAGCCCGAGGCTGTTGCGGTGGCTGGCGAGCGTTTGAATGCAGCGGGCATGCAGCGTATCTGGCATCCCAGCATCATCCGCTTCGGCGCGAACACGCTGAAGACGTTCCGCCAGCGTTCCGCACCCGATACCGTGCTGGCGCAGAACGACATCTTCTTTGTCGACCTTGGGCCGGTCTTCGAGGGTCACGAAGGTGATGTGGGCGACACGTTCGTCGTCGGCGATGACAGCATCATGCACGCCTGTGTCGAAGCGGCCCGCGAGCTATTCCGCCGGGGCGAAGCGCGTTGGCGTGAGGGCGTGACCGGCGTAGCACTGTACGACTATGTGGCCACACAGGCCGAATCGCTGGGCTGGCGCCTTAACCACGAGACCAAGGGTCACCGCGTGGGCGATTACCCGCATGCCGTGCACAAGGCAGGCAACCTCGGTGACTTCGATGCCACGCCGGTACCCGGCCTTTGGATTCTCGAGATCCAGATCGCGCACCCGGAGTTGCCGATTGGCGCGTTCTACGAAGATCTGTTGATGGCGTGA
- a CDS encoding DUF3325 domain-containing protein: protein MMFVCVMAAMLGFAALSMGMSRHQRDVLGKALPAPTTKALKAAGWLLLTASWAAAIASDGAALGSVYWIGALTFGALVVAFSVTRLSR from the coding sequence ATGATGTTCGTATGCGTGATGGCAGCGATGCTCGGGTTCGCCGCACTAAGCATGGGCATGTCACGGCACCAGCGCGATGTGCTCGGCAAGGCGTTGCCGGCACCCACCACAAAAGCGTTGAAGGCGGCAGGCTGGCTGTTGCTCACGGCCTCATGGGCCGCCGCCATCGCCAGCGATGGCGCCGCGCTGGGCTCGGTGTACTGGATCGGCGCACTGACCTTCGGCGCGCTGGTCGTGGCCTTCTCGGTTACCCGTCTGTCGCGCTAA
- a CDS encoding PepSY-associated TM helix domain-containing protein, which produces MNGGLRQSMAWLHTWVGLLLGWLLFLVFVTGTAAYFQDEITRWMQPEVHGQRNIEAGAEGAIAYMQQHAADAEQWSIELPGPRAVATTAFWKEKGETFAQWRDHAFLVDGQGQKVDARDTLGGWRLYRMHFDLYYLPVLWARWAVGLAAMFMLVAIISGVITHKKIFADFFTLRFGKGQRSWLDGHNLSAVLALPFHFMITYTGLVTLAAQYMPWGVAAAYDNRAAYYADAFGADESPKRSGTTVPMASVTAMIQKARETWHGAEPGYIFVPVPGDANAVVKLTRATGEGMDTRGETLTFDAATGVMHERPPIRGGARETESVMVGLHAGRYAPLLLRWFYFLCGLAGTAMVATGLVLWTSKRRVQLPDPERPYFGFRLVERLNVATIAGLPFGIACYFMANRLLPVEIAQRPNWETNWLFIGWGVLCVVAIVRPVKRAWVETLSVAAAGFLAVPVVDMMTTDRGLFASLWRGDVLFASFDLMMLAFAALLGFCAWKVHHRKEGVRLRRKKEALA; this is translated from the coding sequence ATGAACGGCGGGCTTCGGCAGTCCATGGCCTGGCTGCACACGTGGGTAGGCCTTTTGCTCGGCTGGCTCCTGTTCCTTGTGTTCGTCACCGGGACCGCGGCGTATTTCCAGGACGAGATCACCCGCTGGATGCAGCCTGAGGTGCATGGCCAGCGCAACATCGAGGCGGGCGCCGAAGGCGCCATCGCATATATGCAGCAACATGCGGCCGATGCGGAACAGTGGTCCATCGAGTTGCCCGGCCCGCGCGCGGTGGCGACCACGGCATTCTGGAAAGAAAAGGGGGAAACCTTCGCGCAGTGGCGCGACCATGCGTTCCTCGTCGATGGCCAGGGCCAGAAGGTGGATGCCCGCGATACGCTGGGCGGCTGGCGGCTGTACCGCATGCACTTCGATCTGTACTACCTGCCGGTGCTGTGGGCACGCTGGGCGGTAGGCCTGGCCGCCATGTTCATGCTGGTCGCGATCATCAGCGGCGTGATCACCCACAAGAAGATCTTCGCGGACTTCTTCACCCTGCGCTTTGGCAAAGGGCAGCGTTCCTGGCTGGATGGCCACAACCTGAGCGCCGTGCTCGCCCTGCCGTTCCATTTCATGATCACGTATACGGGGCTGGTCACCCTGGCCGCGCAATACATGCCGTGGGGCGTCGCCGCGGCATACGACAACCGGGCCGCGTACTACGCCGACGCCTTCGGTGCGGATGAATCGCCCAAGCGCTCGGGCACCACGGTGCCCATGGCCTCTGTCACCGCCATGATCCAGAAGGCACGCGAAACCTGGCACGGCGCCGAGCCCGGCTACATCTTCGTGCCGGTGCCCGGCGATGCGAACGCGGTGGTGAAGCTCACCCGCGCCACCGGGGAAGGCATGGATACGCGCGGCGAAACGCTGACCTTCGATGCCGCGACGGGCGTGATGCACGAGCGGCCGCCGATACGCGGCGGAGCGCGCGAAACCGAGAGCGTCATGGTGGGCCTGCACGCCGGTCGATATGCACCGCTGTTGCTGCGCTGGTTCTATTTCCTGTGCGGGCTGGCCGGCACCGCCATGGTCGCTACCGGGCTGGTGCTGTGGACCTCCAAGCGCCGGGTCCAGTTACCCGATCCAGAACGGCCCTACTTTGGTTTTCGCCTGGTCGAACGCCTGAACGTGGCGACGATCGCCGGCCTCCCCTTCGGTATTGCCTGCTACTTCATGGCCAACCGGCTGCTTCCGGTCGAGATCGCGCAACGCCCCAACTGGGAAACGAACTGGCTGTTCATCGGCTGGGGCGTGCTGTGTGTCGTTGCCATCGTGCGGCCAGTGAAACGCGCCTGGGTGGAAACGTTATCTGTCGCGGCAGCAGGGTTCCTCGCTGTACCGGTCGTCGACATGATGACGACCGATCGTGGCCTGTTCGCGAGCTTGTGGCGTGGCGACGTGCTATTCGCCAGCTTCGACCTGATGATGTTGGCATTCGCCGCCCTGCTTGGCTTTTGCGCATGGAAGGTGCACCACCGCAAGGAAGGGGTCCGGCTGCGGCGCAAGAAGGAAGCCCTCGCATGA
- a CDS encoding DUF3649 domain-containing protein, giving the protein MPRSAPHGAAESRLAHALDVTSRTVLAAVGGYIAAALTTAGLARWLPLPRVEAVMAGMLVSFAIYATVAIFAFAVARTARVWFWTSVYCVPLALALYLSMHGGGA; this is encoded by the coding sequence ATGCCCCGTTCCGCCCCCCACGGCGCCGCCGAATCGCGCCTTGCCCATGCCCTGGACGTGACCTCACGCACCGTCCTTGCCGCCGTGGGCGGCTATATCGCCGCCGCCCTCACCACCGCCGGGCTGGCCCGCTGGCTGCCCCTGCCCCGGGTTGAGGCGGTCATGGCCGGCATGCTGGTGTCGTTCGCTATCTACGCCACCGTCGCGATCTTCGCGTTCGCCGTGGCGCGCACCGCGCGGGTGTGGTTCTGGACCAGCGTTTACTGCGTGCCGCTCGCGCTCGCCCTTTACCTGTCCATGCACGGGGGTGGTGCATGA
- a CDS encoding TonB-dependent siderophore receptor: MIFHKKLRPVLLASALLPLLANAADGPAAADDQAQQKRDKAVQLDAVSVQGTAVDAGYTRGDATSATKTDTPIIETPQAISVISSTQMRDQGILTVQDALRYSAGVRADAYGVDSRGDDAFLRGTSFVQYLDGLRQAFGYSYARTEPYFLDHLEIVRGPSSVLYGQGTTGGLIALTSKRPQFDASHEVTLQVGNNARKQVGFDFTGPLDEAGHWAYRLIGVYRDSDSQIDHVPDDRKGIAHSITWQPDENTRWTLLANLQFDHNGSTLNFLPHEGTLLPNPNGRISTHRFVSEPGFDRYDTQQRSLSSFFEHRFNDTWKFETNLRYSHDDVDYRSLYPDVYSNPAYPFLDDTASTVARYSYISQDRHERLVTDTHLQADFDWLGMQHRVLMGLDIGRSHTDSRQGYGYDATPFNLYDPVYGNGFVPPDVFPIANSQSKQTGLYVQDQINWGEHWIGTVGFRHDRATLTTGDDRSVDNATTARYGLMYRFDSGIVPYVSYTESFQPLDSLDFYNRPYEPLRGKQYEAGVKYQPVGSPTLITATYYDLREENRLAPDPANPLNQIQAGRARTRGVELEASTRFANHVDLIGTYTWAKARPSDGTIVAGLPKNQASAWAVYHVNDADSDGLSFGAGVRYIGVNYDETGTLTVPKKTLFDAMVAWTQGPWRFSVNAANLTDQVYSASCLARGDCFYGPRRSIVGNATYRF; encoded by the coding sequence ATGATCTTCCACAAGAAATTGCGCCCCGTGCTGCTGGCCAGCGCGCTCCTCCCCCTGCTGGCCAATGCGGCCGACGGCCCGGCGGCCGCGGACGATCAGGCCCAGCAGAAGCGCGACAAGGCCGTGCAGCTCGACGCCGTGTCAGTGCAGGGCACGGCCGTCGATGCGGGCTACACCCGTGGCGACGCCACCTCGGCGACCAAGACCGACACACCGATTATCGAAACGCCGCAGGCCATCTCGGTGATCTCCAGCACGCAGATGCGCGACCAGGGCATCCTGACCGTGCAGGATGCGTTGCGTTACTCGGCCGGTGTGCGCGCCGATGCCTACGGTGTGGACAGTCGCGGTGATGACGCCTTCCTGCGCGGCACCTCGTTCGTGCAGTACCTGGATGGCCTGCGCCAGGCGTTTGGTTATTCGTACGCACGCACTGAGCCCTACTTCCTGGACCACCTGGAAATCGTCCGTGGTCCGTCGTCCGTGCTGTATGGCCAGGGCACCACGGGTGGCCTCATCGCACTGACCTCCAAGCGCCCGCAGTTCGATGCGTCGCACGAAGTGACGTTGCAGGTGGGCAACAACGCCCGCAAGCAGGTGGGTTTCGACTTCACCGGCCCGCTCGATGAAGCTGGCCATTGGGCGTACCGCCTGATCGGTGTTTACCGTGACTCCGACTCGCAGATCGATCATGTCCCGGATGACCGCAAGGGTATTGCGCACTCCATTACCTGGCAGCCGGATGAAAACACCCGCTGGACGCTGCTGGCGAACCTGCAGTTCGACCACAACGGCTCGACCCTGAACTTCCTGCCCCACGAGGGCACGCTGCTGCCGAACCCTAATGGCCGCATCTCCACGCACCGCTTCGTGAGCGAGCCGGGTTTCGACCGTTACGATACCCAGCAGCGTTCGCTCAGCTCGTTCTTCGAACACCGTTTCAACGACACGTGGAAGTTCGAGACGAACCTGCGTTACTCGCATGACGACGTGGACTACCGTTCGCTGTATCCGGATGTGTACTCGAATCCGGCGTATCCGTTCCTCGACGACACGGCCAGCACCGTGGCGCGTTATAGCTATATCTCGCAGGACCGCCACGAGCGCCTGGTGACGGACACGCACCTGCAGGCCGACTTCGACTGGCTCGGCATGCAGCACCGTGTGCTGATGGGCCTGGATATCGGCCGCTCGCACACGGATAGCCGTCAGGGCTACGGGTACGACGCGACGCCGTTCAACCTGTACGACCCGGTGTACGGCAACGGCTTCGTGCCGCCGGATGTGTTCCCGATCGCGAACAGCCAGTCGAAGCAGACCGGCCTTTACGTGCAGGACCAGATCAACTGGGGCGAACACTGGATCGGCACCGTGGGCTTTCGCCACGATCGTGCCACGCTGACCACGGGTGACGACCGCTCGGTGGATAACGCCACCACCGCGCGCTATGGCCTGATGTACCGTTTCGATAGCGGCATCGTGCCGTACGTGAGCTATACCGAATCGTTCCAGCCGCTGGATAGCCTGGACTTCTACAACCGTCCGTACGAGCCGCTGCGCGGCAAGCAGTACGAGGCGGGTGTGAAGTACCAGCCGGTGGGTAGCCCGACGCTCATCACCGCTACCTATTACGACCTGCGCGAGGAGAACCGCCTCGCACCGGATCCGGCGAACCCGCTGAACCAGATCCAGGCCGGCCGCGCACGTACACGTGGCGTGGAGCTGGAGGCATCCACCCGCTTCGCCAACCACGTGGACCTGATCGGCACCTATACCTGGGCGAAGGCGCGCCCAAGTGACGGCACGATCGTGGCGGGCCTGCCGAAGAACCAGGCCTCCGCGTGGGCGGTGTATCACGTGAACGATGCGGACAGCGATGGCCTGAGCTTTGGTGCCGGCGTCCGCTACATCGGCGTGAACTACGATGAGACAGGCACGCTGACTGTGCCGAAGAAAACGCTGTTCGATGCGATGGTCGCGTGGACGCAAGGCCCGTGGCGGTTCTCGGTGAACGCGGCGAACCTCACCGACCAGGTTTACAGCGCGAGCTGCCTGGCGCGCGGCGATTGCTTCTACGGCCCGCGCCGCAGCATCGTCGGCAACGCAACCTATCGATTCTGA
- a CDS encoding glycoside hydrolase family 43 protein has product MGIRKALGFALIGALASTAAFAAPPPGHSGNPVFPGWYADPEAAIFDDTYWIYPTTSLEYAKQTGFDAFSSPDLVHWTKHPNVLAIADIPWAKKALWAPSVVKNNGKYYFFFGANDIQSDKELGGIGVAVADKPDGPFKDLLGKPLVGAFHNGAQPIDQFTFHDDDGTWYLIYGGWKHANIVKLKPDFTGVEPMADGTVYKEITPAKEYVEGPLMFKRNGKYYFMWSEGGWTGPDYCVAYAIGDSPMGPFKRIGKILERDPAVATGAGHHSVFHVAKDDSWYIVYHRHPLGDTNGNHRVISIDKMEFDKDGKILPVKMTFDGVTAKPLR; this is encoded by the coding sequence ATGGGGATTCGCAAGGCCTTGGGTTTCGCGCTGATCGGCGCGCTGGCGTCTACCGCCGCATTCGCCGCACCGCCACCGGGCCATTCGGGCAACCCCGTGTTTCCGGGCTGGTACGCCGACCCCGAAGCCGCGATCTTCGATGACACCTACTGGATCTACCCCACCACGTCGCTCGAGTACGCGAAGCAGACGGGCTTCGATGCGTTCTCCTCGCCCGACCTCGTCCACTGGACCAAACATCCCAACGTGCTCGCCATCGCCGATATCCCCTGGGCGAAGAAGGCGTTGTGGGCACCGTCCGTGGTGAAGAACAACGGCAAGTACTACTTCTTCTTTGGCGCCAACGATATCCAGAGCGACAAGGAACTCGGCGGCATCGGCGTGGCCGTGGCCGACAAGCCGGATGGCCCGTTCAAGGATTTGCTCGGCAAGCCGTTGGTCGGTGCCTTCCACAACGGCGCGCAGCCGATCGACCAGTTCACGTTCCACGACGATGATGGCACCTGGTACCTCATCTACGGCGGCTGGAAGCACGCCAACATCGTCAAGCTGAAGCCGGATTTCACCGGCGTCGAGCCGATGGCCGATGGCACGGTGTACAAGGAAATCACGCCCGCCAAGGAATACGTGGAAGGGCCGTTGATGTTCAAGCGCAACGGCAAGTACTACTTCATGTGGTCCGAAGGTGGTTGGACCGGTCCCGACTATTGCGTGGCGTATGCCATTGGCGATTCGCCGATGGGCCCGTTCAAGCGGATCGGCAAGATCCTCGAGCGGGATCCGGCAGTGGCGACCGGCGCCGGCCACCATTCCGTTTTCCATGTGGCGAAGGATGACAGCTGGTACATCGTGTACCACCGCCATCCGCTGGGTGATACCAACGGCAACCATCGCGTCATCTCCATCGACAAGATGGAGTTCGACAAGGATGGGAAGATCCTTCCGGTGAAGATGACCTTTGACGGGGTGACGGCCAAGCCGCTGCGTTGA